The Cryptococcus gattii WM276 chromosome B, complete sequence genome has a segment encoding these proteins:
- a CDS encoding NADP(+)-dependent 3-hydroxy acid dehydrogenase, putative (Similar to TIGR gene model, INSD accession AAW41491.1), whose protein sequence is MSVFNTSRLAGKTVLVTGASAGIGASTAELFAKCGSNVVLMARRADKLQAVKAKCEAAHKESGLKEGGKVVVIEADMQKNEHLDAIPGKLEGLEVDILVNNAGMVRGKEQVGADDDINVMFSTNVLGLIHLTQIFVRQFKQRNAGMIINLGSIAGREPYAGGSIYCATKHALAAFTGSLLRELVNTPIRVCEVQPGMVETEFSIVRFRGDKDAADAVYKGIQPLVAQDIAEEIVWCASRPAHVNIAQLCKTTDPQGNVYQTDFLFSRHARQPSHTYSCSPKFLKS, encoded by the exons ATGTCTGTGTTCAACACCTCTCG ATTGGCTGGTAAAACTG TCCTTGTGACTGGTGCCTCTGCCGGTATCGGTGCCTCAACCGCCGAACTCTTCGCCAAATGCGGATCCAATGTCGTCCTCATGGCTCGACGAGCGGACAAGCTTCAAGCAGTGAAAGCCAAATGTGAAGCTGCCCACAAAGAGTCTGGGTTAAAGGAGGGCGGTAAAGTGGTAGTTATCGAAGCGGACATGCAGAAGAACGAACACTTGGATGCCATCCCCGGTAAGCTTGAAGGCTTGGAAGTTGACAT TCTTGTCAACAATGCAGGTATGGTAAGAGGTAAAGAACAAGTGGGAG CCGACGATGACATCAATGTGATGTTCTCAACCAACG TCCTCGGTCTCATTCACTTGACTCAGATCTTTGTTCGTCAATTCAAGCAACGAAACGCTGGCATGATCATCAACCTCGGTTCTATTGCCGGTCGTGAACCTTACGCTGGCGGCTCCATCTACTGCGCTACCAAGCATGCCCTTGCCGCTTTCACCGGCAGTTTATTGAGAGAACTTGTCAACACCCCCATCAGAGTCTGTGAGGTTCAACCGGGTATGGTGGAGACAGAGTTCTCCATTGTCAGGTTCAGGGGCGACAAGGACGCTGCTGATGCCGTTTACAAGGGGATTCAGCCCT TGGTTGCTCAGGATATTGCCGAAGAAATCGTTTGGTGTGCCTCTAGGCCTGCGCATGTCAATATTGCGCAACTTTGTAAGACAACTGATCCCCAAGGAAATGTATACCAGACTGACTTTCTTTTCAGTCGTCATGCCCGTCAACCAAGCCACACCTACTCTTGCTCACCGAAGTTCTTAAAGTCATGA
- a CDS encoding Ribosomal large subunit biogenesis-related protein, putative (Similar to TIGR gene model, INSD accession AAW41492.1), whose amino-acid sequence MAKIKKRGESGAAKNYVTRNQALKKLQISLSDFRRLCILKGIYPREPLNKKRANKGSSAPASFYYHKDIQYLLHEPLLVKFREHKAFAKKLARAIGRQEWGLAKNLEDAKPVARLDHLVKERYPTFTLALQDLQDPLNLVHLFSTLPTNPVPGKTLVPSEIIAECNRLISEWKLWAIRTHSLRKMFLGIKGVYYECEVPGQGGEPVRVRWLEGFEFQQHVPHDVDFRILLTFLDLYRTMVGFVLFKLYTDENLVYPPPLDVELDEQGESVGAFKLVERKAAEGADGKTQVSKKAVRKAIKGIKAAGDDADVDMDEDAEEANEEEDEDFVERPSKAQEVDDVASAPLTTYNSLLATSSTPARQNLLFSPYTFYLSRETSSRTWEFVVRAMGGKVITSLTAPTPADAPNVDSITHVIIDRPITAERMREMEAGRKWVWIQPQWVADCVNKQKIISSEGYGPGQLLPPHLSPWDGEGELYRPWLEEQGGKAAEGEEGEDEEEAAEQDEDESEDEEEKDKEEVAAEYPPALLAAAQNPSDASLLHAAELEAETNGVSHSAFRAQLKEATKVHAKKVPVSQKEKKGEEDLRKIMMSNKKAKLYEKMQYSNRERAAEKEKLEKKRKAIEKRKAKA is encoded by the exons ATGGCAAAGATCAAGAAGCGAGGAGAGTCCGGAGC GGCCAAAAACTATGTCACGAGAAACCAGGCCTTAAAAAAGCTGCAGATTTCTCTCTCCGACTTTAGGCGTCTCTGTATTTTGAAGG GTATCTACCCTCGTGAGCCTCTCAACAAGAAGCGCGCCAACAAGGGCTCTTCGGCTCCTGCTTCATTCTACTATCACAAGGACATCCAGTATCTTCTCCACGAGCCTCTGCTTGTCAAGTTCCGAGAGCACAAGGCATTTGCCAAAAAGCTTGCCAGGGCCATCGGAAGACAAGAATGGGGGTTGGCGAAGAACTTGGAAGATGCTAAGCCAGTGGCGAGATTGGATCATCTTGTCAAGGAGAG ATATCCCACATTCACTCTTGCACTTCAAGATCTTCAGGATCCCCTAAACCTTGTCCACCTTTTCTCCACCCTTCCCACCAACCCTGTCCCTGGAAAGACTCTTGTTCCTTCTGAAATCATTGCCGAGTGCAACCGTCTTATTTCTGAATGGAAGCTCTGGGCCATCAGAACTCACTCACTTCGAAAGATGTTCCTCGGTATCAAGGGCGTCTACTATGAGTGTGAGGTCCCCGGTCAGGGTGGTGAGCCTGTCAGGGTGAGGTGGCTTGAAGGTTTCGAGTTCCAACAACACGTCCCCCACGATGTCGACTTTAGGATTCTTTTGACTTTCCTTGACCTTTACAGGACTATGGTTGGATTTGTGCTTTTCAAGCTCTACACCGATGAAAACCTTGTGTATCCTCCTCCTTTGGACGTCGAGCTCGATGAGCAAGGAGAGTCTGTCGGCGCATTCAAGCTTGTTGAGAGAAAGGCTGCTGAGGGTGCCGATGGCAAGACTCAGGTGTCTAAGAAGGCTGTCCGAAAGGCCATCAAGGGCATCAAGGCAGCTGGTGATGACGCTGATGTGGACATGGATGAAGATGCTGAGGAGGCCaacgaggaagaggacgaggacTTTGTAGAGCGACCTAGCAAGGCTCAAGAGGTTGACGACGTTGCTTCGGCTCCTCTCACTACTTACAACTCTCTCCTCGCCACTTCTTCTACCCCTGCCCGGCAAaaccttctcttctccccttACACCTTTTATCTTTCCCGAGAAACCTCTTCCAGAACTTGGGAATTCGTCGTCCGTGCCATGGGCGGCAAGGTCATCACCTCGCTCACCGCTCCCACCCCAGCCGATGCCCCCAATGTCGACTCTATCACCCACGTTATCATCGACCGACCTATCACCGCCgagaggatgagggagatggaagCTGGTAGGAAGTGGGTCTGGATCCAACCTCAATGGGTTGCGGACTGTGTGAACAAACAAAAAATCATTAGCAGCGAAGGCTATGGCCCTGGTCAGCTTCTCCCTCCTCATCTCAGTCCTTGGGACGGTGAGGGTGAGTTGTACAGGCCCTGGTTGGAAGAGCAAGGTGGGAAGGCTGCCGAGGGCGAGGAAggtgaggatgaggaggaagctGCCGAGCAGGATGAGGACGAGTctgaggatgaagaagagaaagacAAGGAGGAAGTTGCCGCTGAATACCCTCCCGCTCTCCTCGCTGCCGCTCAGAACCCCTCAGATGCTTCTCTCCTCCACGCCGCTGAACTCGAAGCCGAGACCAACGGTGTTTCTCACTCTGCTTTCCGCGCTCAACTCAAAGAGGCCACCAAGGTTCACGCCAAGAAGGTTCCTGTCTCTcagaaagagaagaaaggagaggaggattTGAGGAAGATCATGATGAGCAACAAGAAGGCTAAGCTCTACGAAAAGATGCAGTACTCCAATCGCGAAAGGGCTGctgagaaggagaagctcgagaagaagagaaaggctatcgagaagaggaaggcCAAGGCTTAG